GGCTTGATTTAATTTAAGCAGAAGTAATTTCGTGAATTTCGTCACTTTTGCTAGGTTGCCCTGCGTGTGACGGATTGGGGGCTTTGAAGTTCCCCGGAAGTTGTTCGCACAAGGCACTAAGGCGACCCTGTGTGGAGCCATATTAAATGCCAATGAAGAATTTTTTGCGCAGTAGCAGTTCACATTGCGCAGCCATGCATCCTTGATTGCCGAGTGTCGGCAGCGCGAACAGGTAATTGCCGTTGAAGTCTCTCAGCCAAGCAGTGAGTTATATGTCGCCGATGCCGGAGAACAACTCTGCCATTGTGGTCGGCACGCCGGCGCACGACAGTTATGCCTTGCTGGTGGACGGCCTGCGTCGCCAGGGTTGCCGGGTGCACAGCTGTGCCGCCCTGGCTGAACTGGACGGCCGCCTGCTGGCGGACGCCGGCCTAGTGTTCGTGTTCGCCAGTGGCCTGGCCACCGCCGAGCTGTATGCCCAGGTCGGCACCGTGGTGCGCCAGGCCGGGCAGGTCAGCCTGGTGCCGATCGTCGAGTACGTCGACCAGGAAAAAGCTGCCGCGCTGCTCGAACTGGGCTGTGTCGACTACCTGCTGTCGCCGTTCAGCGAGGCCCAGCTGGCCGCCCTGTTGCACCGTCACGAACAGGCTGCCGCGGCCCAGGAAGGCTTCGTCTCCTGCTCCCAGGCCGGCCGCCGCCTGCTGGCCATGGCCCAGCGCGTGGCGATGACCCGCGCGCCGATTCTGATCACCGGCGAAACCGGTACCGGCAAGGAGCTGATGGCGCGCTACATCCACCGTTTTTCCGCCGAGGGCGATGCGCCCTTTATTGCCGTCAACTGCGCGGCGATTCCCGAGCAGATGCTCGAGTCCATTCTGTTCGGCCACGAGAAGGGCGCCTTCACCGGCGCGGTGACCGCCCAGCCCGGCAAGTTCGAACTGGCCAATGGCGGCACCCTGCTGCTCGACGAGATCGGCGAGTTGCCCTTGGCGCTGCAGGCCAAGCTGCTGCGCGTGCTGCAGGAGCAGCGGGTGGAGCGCCTGGGCGGGCGCAAGGAGATTGCGCTCAATGTGCGCATCATCGCCGCCACCAACCGCGACCTGCAGGACGAGGTGAGTGCCGGGCGTTTCCGCGCCGACCTGATGTTCCGCCTCGACGTGCTGCCGCTGCATATCAGCCCGCTGCGCGAGCGCAAGGAAGATGTGCTGCCGCTGGCGCGGCGCTTCATCTGCCAGTACGCGCCGCAGGAACAGCAGCACGACCTGCTCACCGCCGAAGCCTGCCGTGCGCTGCTCGCTCACGACTGGCCGGGCAACGTGCGCGAGCTGGAAAACACCCTGCAGCGCGCCCTGGTGCTGCGCAACGGTTTGTTCATCCAGCCGCGCGACCTCGGTCTGCAAGGCGTGGCGCTGCCCGCCCAGGAGCCCGAGCGCAGTCCGCTGGCACTGGCCGAAGGCGGCAAGGCGGCGCTGCGGGCCAGCGGCAAGTGGGCCGAGTACCAGCATGTGATCGACACCATTCGCCGCTGCGGCGGGCACAAGACCCGTGCTGCGGAAAGCCTCGGCATGACCACCCGCGCCCTGCGCTATCGCCTCAACGCCATGCGCGAGCAGGGCGTCCAGCTTCCTCTTTAACCTTGCCCGGAGCACAAGCATGACCGCCATCTCGCAGATTCAGCAGGGCCTGCTCGGCCAGCTGGAGCAGTTCAGTCACATCGCCGAAGGCGCGGCGATCAGCCCGGCCCAGCTGCAGGGCAGCCCGGCCGCCGCAACCGGTATCGCGGACAGCTTCGAGCAGGCGCTGCGTGCGGTGGATGCCGACCAGCAGCAGGCCGGGGCAGCCATGGCCGCGGTGGACAGCGGCAAGAGCGAGGATCTGGTCGGCGCGATGATCGACAGCCAGAAGGCCAGCCTGTCCTTCACCGCTCTGCTGCAGGTGCGCAACAAGCTCGCCGGCGCCTTCGACGACATCATGAGAATGCCCCTCTGACGGGCCCGGGTAAGCCAACGTGCTGCAACTGATCAAGAGCAAACTGCCCGCCAGCGGCTTCAAGCTGGATCCGCGCCTGGGCCTGCTAGGCATGGCCGCGCTGGCCGCCGTGATGGCCATCGGCGTGGTCTTCTACCTGTGGCGCGACAACGAGTCGTTCCGTCCGCTGTACGGCGCTGGCGAGGCCTTCCCGGCCGCCGAAGCCATGCAGGTGCTGGATGCCGAAGCGCTGCCCTATCACCTGCACCCGCAGAGCGGGCAGATCCTGGTGCGCGAGGCCGATATGGCGCGTGCGCGCATGCTGCTCGCCGCCAAGGGCGTGAAGGTGGCGGTGCCGGCCGGCTACGAGCTGTTCGACAAGGAGGAGCCGCTGGGTACCAGCCAGTTCGTTCAGGACGTGCGCCTCAAGCGCAGCCTGGAAGGTGAGCTGGCGCGCACCGTGATGGCCCTCAAGGGCATCGAGCAGGCCCGCGTGCACCTGGCCCTGGAGGAGAACAGCTCCTTCGTGGTCAGCCGCCGCGACCCGGCCAAGGCCTCGGTGATGCTGCGCCTCAACCCCGGCTACAAGCTCAAGCCCGAGCAGGTGGCGGCCATCGTCAACCTGGTGGCCGGCAGCGTGCCGCAGCTCAAGCCCGAGGACGTCAGCGTGGTCGACCAGCATGGTGCGCTGCTCTCGCGCGGCATCGGCGCCTGGGGCGGGCCGTCGCAGAACTGGGAAGTGGTTGATGACTACCAGCAGAAGGCGGTGGCCAATATCGAACAGGTGCTGGCGCCGATCCTCGGCAACGGCAACTACCGCATCAGCGTCTCCGCCGATATCGACTTCAGCCAGAAGGAAGAAACCTTCCAGGCCTATGGCGAGGCACCGCGCCTGCGCAGCGAAGTGCTGCGCAACGAGAGCACCCTGGATCAGCTGGCCCTTGGCGTGCCCGGCTCGCTGAGCAATCGCCCGGCCCCGACGCCTGCGCCGGCACCGGCCGATCCGAATGCGCCGCCGACCGCCGAGGGGCTGAAGACCAGCAACCCGGCGGCCACCTCGACGCGCAACGAGACCACCCGCAACAACGATTTCGACCAGAGCGTCACCCACATCAAGTACCCGGCCTTTGCCCTGCGCCAGCAGAGCGTGGCGGTGGTACTGAATGCCGCCAACGCCCCCGAAGGCGGTTGGAACGACAAGGCGCGCGCCGACCTGGAAGCGATGATCAAGAGCGCCGTGGGCTTCAGCGACAAGCGCGGCGATGTGATCACCCTCAGCGTGTTCCCCTTCACCCAGGGCGATCTGCCGTTGGATGAGGCGTTGCCCTGGTGGGAGAAGGACTCGGTGCTCGGCCTGGTCAAGTTCGCCGTACTCGGCCTGATCAGCCTGCTGCTGGTGCTGCTGGTGGTACGCCCGGCGCTGCGCAACCTGACCCAGCGCAGCACCGTCACGGCGCTGCCGGCCGGGGAGCAGGAATACGCCCTGCCCAAGGAGGCCGAGCGGCGCCTGCAGTTCGCCAATGAGGAACTGGGCGGGGTGAACATTCTTGGCGAGCTCAACCCGCTGTCGGAAATCCGTCTGCCGGCGCCGGGCTCCGGTCTGGAACTGCAGGTCGAGCACCTGCAGATGCTGGCGAAAAACGATCCCGAGCGCGTCTCGGAAGTGATCAAGCACTGGATAGGGCGCAATGAAAGAGACCTCAAACCAGCCTAACGACGGGCGCGAGCTGAAACCGCGCGCCCCGGCGCGTGCGGTCGGCTCCATGGAGCAGGCGGCGATCCTCATGCTGAGCATGGGCGACGACATCTCCGCCGGCGTGCTCAAGCATTTCTCCCGCGAGGAAATCATCGGCATCAGCCAGGCCATGGCGCGCCTGTCCAACGTCAAGCAACCGATGGTCTCCGACGTGATCGGCCGCTTCTTCGAGGACTACAAGGAGCAGAGCAGCATCAAGGGCGCCTCGCGTGGCTACCTTGCCGGCATGCTCGGCAAGGCGCTCGGCGGCGAGATCACCCGCAACCTGCTGGACAGCATCTACGGCGAGGAAATCCGCGCCAAGATGGCCAAGCTGGAATGGATCGACCCGCGCCAGTTCGCCGCGCTGATCGCCAAGGAGCACGCGCAGATGCAGGCGGTGTTCCTTGCCTTCCTGCCGCCGGGCATGGCCACTGACGTGCTCGAGTGCATGCCGGTGGAGCGCCAGGACGAGCTGCTCTATCGCATCGCCAACCTCAGTGAAGTGAACAGCGACGTGATCGCCGAGCTGGAGCAGCTGATCGACCGCAGCCTCAGCGTGCTCTCCACCCAGGGCTCACAGGTGCGCGGGGTGAAGCAGGCGGCCGACATCATGAACCGCTTCAAGGGCGACCGGAACCAGATGTTCGAGTTGCTGCGCGCACACAACGAAGACCTGGTGACGCGCATCGAAGACGAGATGTACGACTTCTTCATCCTCTCGCGGCAGAACCCGGATGTGCTGCAGACCCTGCTCGAAGCCATCCCGCTGGAAGAGTGGGTGGTCGCCCTCAAGGGCGCCGAGCCGGCGCTGGTCAAGGCCATCCAGGGCGCGTTGCCCAAGCGCCAGGCGCAGCAGATGGAATCCATCAGCCGGCGTCAGGGCCCGGTGCCGCTGAGCCGCGTCGAGCAGGTGCGCAAGGACATCATGGCGGTGGTACGCGAGATGTCCGCCGAGGGTGAATTGCAGATCCAGCTGTTCCGCGAACAGACGGTGGAATGACGATGACGGTCAAGGTGATCAAGGGTGTCGGGCGCAACTGGCGGCCGTACCGCTTCCCGCCACGCGCCAGCGGCATGCCCGGCGGCGACTGGGGCGGCGATCCGGCGCAGTTGCAGCGAGCAGTGGCCGATGGCTTCCAGGAAGGTCTCGACAAGGGCTACGCCGAAGGCCTGCAGCAGGGCCGCGAGGCCGGCCAGCGCGAGGGCTACGACCAGGGCCGCCAGGAGGGCCAGCGCCGCGGTCGCGACGAGGGTCGCGGCGAAGGCCGCCAGGCCTTCGAGGATGCCGCACGGCCGCTGGAACAGGTGGCCGCGGAGTTCCGCCGTTTCGCCCAGGACTTCGAGCTGGCGCGCCAGGAACAGCTGCTGGAACTGGTGAAGAAGGTCGCCAAGCAGGTCATCCGCTGCGAACTGACCCTGCATCCGACCCAGTTGCTGAGCCTGGCCGAAGAGGCCCTGGCGGCCATGCCGGGCGAGCCGGGCGAGGTGCAGATCCTGCTCAACCCGGAAGAGTGTGCGCGTATCCGCGAGCTGGCGCCGGAACGCGCGGCGGCCTGGAAACTGATCGCCGATGAACGTCTGGGCCTTGGCGAATGCCGGGTGATCACCGCCCAGGCGGAGGCCGACATCGGCTGCCAGCAGCGTCTGGATAGCTGCATGGATGCCCTCGGCGACCACGTGCGGGCCGAGGCCTGACGATGGCCCTGGGCGAAGCCTTCCGCCTCGACGAGGCGCTGCGCACCCTCGATGCGGTGCCGCTGGCCAAGGTCAGCGGGCGCCTGGTGCGGGTTTCCGGGCTGCTCCTGGAAAGCCTCGGCTGCCGGCGCATGACCGGCCAGCGCTGCCTGGTCGAACAGGCCGACGGCAGCCTGCTGGAGGCCCAGGTGGTCGGCTTCAACCGCGACATCACCTACCTCATGCCGTTCAAGAAACCCATGGGCCTGACCGCCGGTTCGCGGGTGTTCCCGGCCGAGGAAGCGACGGCCTTGCGCATCGACGAATCCTGGCTGGGGCGGGTGGTCAACGGCCTCGGCGAGCCGCTCGACGAACTGGGCAAACTCAACGGGCGCGATGTGCTGCCGGCCGAGCTGCCGGCGGTCAACCCGCTCAAGCGCCGCCCGGTCGGCGAGGCGCTAGATGTCGGCGTGCGCGCGATCAATGCCCTGCTCACCGTCGGCAAGGGCCAGCGCGTTGGCCTGTTCGCCGGCAGCGGGGTGGGCAAGAGCGTGCTGCTCGGCATGATCACCCGGCAGACCAAGGCCGACGTGGTGGTGGTCGGCCTGATTGGCGAGCGCGGCCGCGAGGTGCAGGAGTTCATTCTCCATTCCCTCGGCGAAGAAGGGCTGCGCAAGGCCGTGGTGGTGGTGGCGCCGGCCAACGAATCGCCACTGATGCGACTCAAGGCTGCCGAGCTGTGCCACAGCATCGCCGCCTATTTCCGCGACCAGGGCCACGACGTTCTGCTGCTGGTCGATTCGCTGACCCGTTACGCCATGGCCCAGCGCGAGATCGCCCTGGCCCTCGGCGAGCCGCCGGCGACCAAGGGTTACCCGCCGTCGGTGTTCGGCATGCTCCCCGAGCTGGTGGAGAGTGCCGGCAACGGTGCCAGCGAGCGCGGCAGCCTGAGTGCGCTGTACACCGTGCTGGCCGAAGGCGACGACCAGCAGGATCCGATCGTCGACTGCGCCCGTGCCATCCTCGACGGTCACATCGTGCTGTCACGCCGCCTGGCCGATGTCGGCCACTACCCGGCCATCGATATCGCCGCCTCGGTCAGCCGCTGCATGAGCCAGGTCAGCGCCGCGCCGCAGCAGCGCGCGGCCCGCCAGTTCAAGGAGTTCTACAGCCTGTTCGAGAAGATCAAGGAACTGATCCCGCTCGGCGGCTACACCCCCGGCATGGATGCCAAGACCGACCGCGCGGTGCAGCTGGCCCCGGCCCTGGAGCGCTTCCTGCGCCAGGAAGTGGGCGAGGGCAGCGAGCTGGCCACCAGCATTGCCACCTTGCAGGGCATCCTCAAATAACATGAAAGAGCAGATCGAGACGCTGGCGCGCCTGGCCAGCCTGCGTGGCAGCCGGGTGCAGGAGATGCTGGGGCGGGTCAACTACCAGCGCAACCTGTGCCAGCGCTACCGCAACAACATCACCGGCCTGACCCGCCTGTGCGGCTTCTCGCTGCCGGTCAACACCTCGCTGCAGCGCAGCAACCAGCAGCAGTACAAGGTCACCCTGTACAAGATGCTGGAATTGCAGCGCCGCGAACTGGGGGTGGCCGAGCAGATGCTGGCGCGCATCCAGGGCGAGTTGCTGCAGGCGATGCGCAACGAGAAGGTCATCACCCAACTGATCGACAGCAAGATGGGCCAGTGGCAGGAGTTGCTGGCGCGCCAGGAACAGAAGATTCAGGATGGCCTGGCCGCCCAGGCCTGGTGGCGCGCCCAGGTGAGTTGAGCGGGCGTGGAAAAATCGATTTAAGTTTTCTCGCGAACGGGTCGCCTGTTTGCCTGTAACCACCTTTGTTGGACGTCATCATGGAAATCACCCGGCAATTCAAGCCCGCTTTCACCGCTCAGACCGAGAGCGCCAGTACGACCCGCCAGGCGCCGGCCAGTGCGGCGGCGAAGGCCGTCAGCCAGCCGGCCAGCGAGGGCCTGCCCCTGGAGCAGCTGCAGGAGGCCCTGGGCAGCCTGCCGGAAATCGACCTGAGCAAGGTCGAGGCGATCAAGCAGGCCCTGCAGCGCGGCGAGATCAGCGTCGATGTCGGCGCGCTGTCGCGCAGCATGCTGGCCTACCACAACGGCAGCGATGCGTGATCGAGCGGCGTGACCAGCTGCTGGCGGTGGTCGAGCGCGACATCCAGCACGACTGCACCGACTACCTCAGTCTGCGCGGCCTGATGCAGGAGCTGTACAGCCACCTAATGAGTCGCGACTGCCCGCGCATCGACCTGATCAATCACCAGGTCGAGGGGCTGGTCGAGGCCATCCGCCAGCGCGCCGAGCGGCGCAGCAAGGCGCTCGGCGCCTTTCGCCTGGAGATGGACGGCGAGGGCATGCAGTGCCTGCTCGACAGCTACCCGCCGGCGCGGCGCAATGCCCTGCAGCAGAACTGGCAGCAGCTCGGCCAACTGGCCGGCCAGTGCCAGCGCCTGAACGAGCGCAACGGCCAGCTGCTGGCCATGCACCACGACATCCTCAGCCAGCTCCTCGCCGCCCAGTCCGACGGCGGCCTGTACGTCCAGCACTAGCGCGTCCTGCCCGGCGCCGCTATGGCGGTGTCCCTCTATAGGTTTTTCCAC
The window above is part of the Pseudomonas alcaligenes genome. Proteins encoded here:
- a CDS encoding sigma-54 dependent transcriptional regulator, which gives rise to MPENNSAIVVGTPAHDSYALLVDGLRRQGCRVHSCAALAELDGRLLADAGLVFVFASGLATAELYAQVGTVVRQAGQVSLVPIVEYVDQEKAAALLELGCVDYLLSPFSEAQLAALLHRHEQAAAAQEGFVSCSQAGRRLLAMAQRVAMTRAPILITGETGTGKELMARYIHRFSAEGDAPFIAVNCAAIPEQMLESILFGHEKGAFTGAVTAQPGKFELANGGTLLLDEIGELPLALQAKLLRVLQEQRVERLGGRKEIALNVRIIAATNRDLQDEVSAGRFRADLMFRLDVLPLHISPLRERKEDVLPLARRFICQYAPQEQQHDLLTAEACRALLAHDWPGNVRELENTLQRALVLRNGLFIQPRDLGLQGVALPAQEPERSPLALAEGGKAALRASGKWAEYQHVIDTIRRCGGHKTRAAESLGMTTRALRYRLNAMREQGVQLPL
- a CDS encoding flagellar hook-basal body complex protein FliE — encoded protein: MTAISQIQQGLLGQLEQFSHIAEGAAISPAQLQGSPAAATGIADSFEQALRAVDADQQQAGAAMAAVDSGKSEDLVGAMIDSQKASLSFTALLQVRNKLAGAFDDIMRMPL
- the fliF gene encoding flagellar basal-body MS-ring/collar protein FliF; translation: MLQLIKSKLPASGFKLDPRLGLLGMAALAAVMAIGVVFYLWRDNESFRPLYGAGEAFPAAEAMQVLDAEALPYHLHPQSGQILVREADMARARMLLAAKGVKVAVPAGYELFDKEEPLGTSQFVQDVRLKRSLEGELARTVMALKGIEQARVHLALEENSSFVVSRRDPAKASVMLRLNPGYKLKPEQVAAIVNLVAGSVPQLKPEDVSVVDQHGALLSRGIGAWGGPSQNWEVVDDYQQKAVANIEQVLAPILGNGNYRISVSADIDFSQKEETFQAYGEAPRLRSEVLRNESTLDQLALGVPGSLSNRPAPTPAPAPADPNAPPTAEGLKTSNPAATSTRNETTRNNDFDQSVTHIKYPAFALRQQSVAVVLNAANAPEGGWNDKARADLEAMIKSAVGFSDKRGDVITLSVFPFTQGDLPLDEALPWWEKDSVLGLVKFAVLGLISLLLVLLVVRPALRNLTQRSTVTALPAGEQEYALPKEAERRLQFANEELGGVNILGELNPLSEIRLPAPGSGLELQVEHLQMLAKNDPERVSEVIKHWIGRNERDLKPA
- a CDS encoding FliG C-terminal domain-containing protein, which produces MKETSNQPNDGRELKPRAPARAVGSMEQAAILMLSMGDDISAGVLKHFSREEIIGISQAMARLSNVKQPMVSDVIGRFFEDYKEQSSIKGASRGYLAGMLGKALGGEITRNLLDSIYGEEIRAKMAKLEWIDPRQFAALIAKEHAQMQAVFLAFLPPGMATDVLECMPVERQDELLYRIANLSEVNSDVIAELEQLIDRSLSVLSTQGSQVRGVKQAADIMNRFKGDRNQMFELLRAHNEDLVTRIEDEMYDFFILSRQNPDVLQTLLEAIPLEEWVVALKGAEPALVKAIQGALPKRQAQQMESISRRQGPVPLSRVEQVRKDIMAVVREMSAEGELQIQLFREQTVE
- the fliH gene encoding flagellar assembly protein FliH, which gives rise to MTVKVIKGVGRNWRPYRFPPRASGMPGGDWGGDPAQLQRAVADGFQEGLDKGYAEGLQQGREAGQREGYDQGRQEGQRRGRDEGRGEGRQAFEDAARPLEQVAAEFRRFAQDFELARQEQLLELVKKVAKQVIRCELTLHPTQLLSLAEEALAAMPGEPGEVQILLNPEECARIRELAPERAAAWKLIADERLGLGECRVITAQAEADIGCQQRLDSCMDALGDHVRAEA
- the fliI gene encoding flagellar protein export ATPase FliI, with translation MALGEAFRLDEALRTLDAVPLAKVSGRLVRVSGLLLESLGCRRMTGQRCLVEQADGSLLEAQVVGFNRDITYLMPFKKPMGLTAGSRVFPAEEATALRIDESWLGRVVNGLGEPLDELGKLNGRDVLPAELPAVNPLKRRPVGEALDVGVRAINALLTVGKGQRVGLFAGSGVGKSVLLGMITRQTKADVVVVGLIGERGREVQEFILHSLGEEGLRKAVVVVAPANESPLMRLKAAELCHSIAAYFRDQGHDVLLLVDSLTRYAMAQREIALALGEPPATKGYPPSVFGMLPELVESAGNGASERGSLSALYTVLAEGDDQQDPIVDCARAILDGHIVLSRRLADVGHYPAIDIAASVSRCMSQVSAAPQQRAARQFKEFYSLFEKIKELIPLGGYTPGMDAKTDRAVQLAPALERFLRQEVGEGSELATSIATLQGILK
- a CDS encoding flagellar FliJ family protein; this encodes MKEQIETLARLASLRGSRVQEMLGRVNYQRNLCQRYRNNITGLTRLCGFSLPVNTSLQRSNQQQYKVTLYKMLELQRRELGVAEQMLARIQGELLQAMRNEKVITQLIDSKMGQWQELLARQEQKIQDGLAAQAWWRAQVS
- the flgM gene encoding flagellar biosynthesis anti-sigma factor FlgM — protein: MEITRQFKPAFTAQTESASTTRQAPASAAAKAVSQPASEGLPLEQLQEALGSLPEIDLSKVEAIKQALQRGEISVDVGALSRSMLAYHNGSDA
- the flgN gene encoding flagellar export chaperone FlgN, whose protein sequence is MERRDQLLAVVERDIQHDCTDYLSLRGLMQELYSHLMSRDCPRIDLINHQVEGLVEAIRQRAERRSKALGAFRLEMDGEGMQCLLDSYPPARRNALQQNWQQLGQLAGQCQRLNERNGQLLAMHHDILSQLLAAQSDGGLYVQH